CGTTGGGGCAGCGCTCTTATTCGACGGTGACGCTCTTGGCCAGATTGCGCGGCTGATCGACGTCGGCACCGCGCCGAACGCCGATGAAGTAGGCCAGGAGCTGCAGCGGAATGACGTTGACGATCGGTTGCAGCAAGCGGGGCATGCGCGGCACCTGGATCACCGCATCGGCGACCTCGGAGAGCTCCTCCGGCGAGCGATCGGTGATCGCGATGACCTTGCCGTCGCGCGCCTTGACCTGCTGCATGTTGCTCCAAACCTTGTCGAAGACGCGATCGCCGGTGGCGATCGCCACCACCGGCACGTCTTCGTCGATCAAGGCGATGGGGCCGTGCTTCATCTCGCCCGCCGGGTAGCCCTCGGCGTGGATGTAGGAGATCTCCTTGAGCTTGAGGGCGCCCTCGAGGGCGATCGGGTAGTTGACCCCGCGGCCCAGGTAGAGGAAGTCCTCGTGGCGCATGAACTGTCGTCCGAGGGCTTCGATCGACTCCTCTTGGCGCACGATCTCGTCCACCGCCTGGGGCAGGTGAGCCAGCCCCTCGGTGTGCTCCGGCGAGCTCTCCAGACCGCGGAGCTGGCGCAGATGAAGGCCGAGGAGATAGAGGGCGACGAGCTGAGTGGTGAAGGCCTTGGTCGAGGCGACGCCGATCTCCGGGCCGGCGTGGGTGTAGATCACGCCATCGCTGATGCGCGTCGCCTGGCTGCCGAGGACGTTGCAGATCGCCGCCAGATGAGCGCCGCGCTCTTGGGCCGCCTCCATCGAGGCGAGGGTGTCGGCGGTTTCGCCGGACTGGGAGATGCCGATGGCGAGCACCCGGTCATCGACGATCGGGTCGCGATAGCGGTACTCGGAGCCGTAGTCCACCTCGACCGGGATGCGGGCCAGGTCCTGGATCATGAACTTGCCGACCTGGCCGGCGTGCCAGGAGGTGCCGCAGGCGACGATGTGGATGCGCTCGATGCGGCGCAGGGTCTCCGGCGAGAGGCCGAAATCGTCGAGCTCGGCGGTGCCGCGGACAAAGTCGACGCGACCCGCGAAGGTGTCCTGGAGGGCCTGCGGCTGCTCGTGGATCTCCTTGAGCATGAAGTGCTTGTAGCCGCCCTTTTCGATCTGGATGGGGTCCCAGTTGAGGCGCTGCACGGGGCGGTCGACGACCTCGCCCTCGGGCCCGAAGACGGTCATGTCGCCGGGGGTGAGGCGAGCGAGATCGCCGTTCTCGAGGAAGATGACGTCGCGGGTATGGCTCAGCAAAGCGGCCGGGTCCGAAGCCAGGAACTGCTCTGCTTCGCCGAGGCCGAGCACCAGCGGCGGCCCCTGCCGGCCGGCGACGATCTCCTGGTCGGCACCCACCGCCATGACGGCGAAGGCGTACATGCCCTCGAGCTCGCGGCGCGCCGTCGAGACGGCGGCGACCAGGTCCCCCTGGTAGTGGCTCGACACCAGGTTGGCGATGACCTCCGTATCGGTCTCGGAGCGAAACTCCCAGCCCTGCTCCTGCAGCCGCTGCTTGAGGGGCAGGAAGTTCTCGATGATGCCGTTGTGGATGACGGCGATGCGGCCCTTCGCATCGAGCACCGGGTGGGCATTGCGCTCGTTGGGAGCTCCGTGGGTCGCCCAGCGGGTGTGGCCGAGGCCGAAGGAGCCTGCGATCGGCCGGTCCGAGAGCTTCTCGACCAGCCGGTCGAGCTTGCCTTCGGCCTTGAGGGTGGCGATGTGCCCGTTGTGGGCGACGGCGATGCCGGCCGAGTCGTAGCCGCGGTACTCCAGGCTGCGCAGGCCTTCGATCAGCAGGGGGACCACCTCGCGGTGGCCGACGTATCCGACGATCCCGCACACGGTGTCACTCCTCCTTGCGATGTTTGCGGGCCTGGCGCTCGCGCCAGCCGGGAATGTTCTTCTGACGCGCCCGACCCACTCCCAGGGCGCCCTCGGGCACCTCCTGGTGAATCACCGAGCCGGCGGCGGTGGTGGCTTCGCGGCCGACCTCGACGGGCGCCACCAGCATGGTGTCGCTGCCGACGAAGGCGCCCTCGCCGATCACCGTGCGGTGTTTGCCGTAGCCATCGTAGTTGCAGGTCACGACGCCAGCGCCGATGTTGGCTCCGGCGCCGACCTCGGCGTCGCCGAGATAGGCCAGGTGACCGGCCTTGGCGCCGGGTCCGAGATGGGCGTTCTTGACCTCGACGAAGTTGCCCACCCGGCTGCCGGCGGCGAGGTGGGCCTTGGGGCGCAGGCGGCTGAAGGGGCCGATCTGGACCTGGGATTCGACCCTCGCCTCCTCGAGCACGCTGTAGGGGCGCATCACGGTGCCGTCTCCCACCTGGCTGTCGCGTAGCCAGCACCCGGCGTGAATCTCACAACCGGCGCCGATGGCGGTCTCGCCGAGCAGATGGACGCCGGGATGGAGAACCGTGTCGACGCCTACCTGGACCGCCGCCTCGATCACCGTCGACGCCGGATCGAGCACGGTGACGCCGGCTGCCATCAGGCGCTCCGCCTGGCGGGCGAGGAGGGCTTGGTGAACCTGGGCCAGGTCGCTCCGGCTGTTCACCCCCAGGGCTTCCGCCGCATCGTCGAGGGTGAGCAGGGCGACCGATTTGCCGTCGGCGCGGGCGACCCCCGGGGCGTCCGTCAGATAGAGCTCTCCCTGGGCGTTGTCGCTGCCGATGCGGCGCAGGAAGTCGAAGGTTTCAGGCGCCGGCAGAGCGTAGAAGCCGGTGTTGACGGTGCGTACCGCGAGCTCTTCGGGACTGGCGTCGGCAGCCTCGACGATGCGGTCGAGGGTGCGACCTTCGGCATCGGCCGCGAGCACCCGGCCGAGGGATCCCGGTCGGTCGAGATCGGCCACCGCCAAAGAGCCCCAGAACCCGCCGCTCTCCACCCGCTGCGCCAGGGCGTCGAGGGTGGCGGCGGTGACCAGCGGGGCGTCGCCCGGCACCACCAGG
This DNA window, taken from Acidobacteriota bacterium, encodes the following:
- the glmS gene encoding glutamine--fructose-6-phosphate transaminase (isomerizing); protein product: MCGIVGYVGHREVVPLLIEGLRSLEYRGYDSAGIAVAHNGHIATLKAEGKLDRLVEKLSDRPIAGSFGLGHTRWATHGAPNERNAHPVLDAKGRIAVIHNGIIENFLPLKQRLQEQGWEFRSETDTEVIANLVSSHYQGDLVAAVSTARRELEGMYAFAVMAVGADQEIVAGRQGPPLVLGLGEAEQFLASDPAALLSHTRDVIFLENGDLARLTPGDMTVFGPEGEVVDRPVQRLNWDPIQIEKGGYKHFMLKEIHEQPQALQDTFAGRVDFVRGTAELDDFGLSPETLRRIERIHIVACGTSWHAGQVGKFMIQDLARIPVEVDYGSEYRYRDPIVDDRVLAIGISQSGETADTLASMEAAQERGAHLAAICNVLGSQATRISDGVIYTHAGPEIGVASTKAFTTQLVALYLLGLHLRQLRGLESSPEHTEGLAHLPQAVDEIVRQEESIEALGRQFMRHEDFLYLGRGVNYPIALEGALKLKEISYIHAEGYPAGEMKHGPIALIDEDVPVVAIATGDRVFDKVWSNMQQVKARDGKVIAITDRSPEELSEVADAVIQVPRMPRLLQPIVNVIPLQLLAYFIGVRRGADVDQPRNLAKSVTVE
- the glmU gene encoding bifunctional UDP-N-acetylglucosamine diphosphorylase/glucosamine-1-phosphate N-acetyltransferase GlmU, yielding MSHPPRIAVILAAGRGTRMGGERPKVLHRAAGRSLLGWSLAAAREAGCERILVIVGYGAEQVKEEIHGDDITWVLQREQRGTGHALAQAESEISGPATLLVVPGDAPLVTAATLDALAQRVESGGFWGSLAVADLDRPGSLGRVLAADAEGRTLDRIVEAADASPEELAVRTVNTGFYALPAPETFDFLRRIGSDNAQGELYLTDAPGVARADGKSVALLTLDDAAEALGVNSRSDLAQVHQALLARQAERLMAAGVTVLDPASTVIEAAVQVGVDTVLHPGVHLLGETAIGAGCEIHAGCWLRDSQVGDGTVMRPYSVLEEARVESQVQIGPFSRLRPKAHLAAGSRVGNFVEVKNAHLGPGAKAGHLAYLGDAEVGAGANIGAGVVTCNYDGYGKHRTVIGEGAFVGSDTMLVAPVEVGREATTAAGSVIHQEVPEGALGVGRARQKNIPGWRERQARKHRKEE